The following proteins are co-located in the Xyrauchen texanus isolate HMW12.3.18 chromosome 43, RBS_HiC_50CHRs, whole genome shotgun sequence genome:
- the LOC127635833 gene encoding high mobility group-T protein-like: MGKDPTKPRGKMSSYAYFVQTCREEHKKKHPEATVNFSEFSKKCSERWKTMSAKEKGKFEDMAKLDKARYEREMKNYIPPKGEKKKRFKDPNAPKRPPSAFFVFCAEFRPKVKEETPGLSIGDVAKRLGEKWNKISAEEKQPYEKKAAKLKEKYEKDIAAYRCKGKVVSVAAKAPAKPDKVNDDDDEDDDDEDDDDEEEEEDDE; this comes from the exons ATGGGGAAGGATCCAACAAAACCAAGAGGCAAAATGTCCTCTTATGCATACTTTGTCCAGACCTGCAGAGAGGAACATAAGAAGAAGCACCCTGAGGCGACGGTCAACTTCTCTGAGTTTTCCAAAAAGTGCTCTGAGCGATGGAAG ACTATGTCAGCCAAGGAAAAAGGCAAGTTTGAAGATATGGCTAAACTCGACAAGGCGCGTTACGAGAGGGAGATGAAGAACTACATTCCACCCAAAGGCGAGAAGAAGAAGAGGTTTAAGGACCCCAATGCTCCCAAGAGACCCCC GTCTGCATTCTTCGTTTTCTGTGCGGAGTTCCGACCTAAGGTGAAAGAAGAGACCCCAGGTCTGTCTATCGGAGATGTGGCAAAGAGACTTGGTGAGAAGTGGAACAAAATATCAGCCGAGGAGAAGCAGCCATATGAGAAGAAGGCAGCCAAGCTGAAGGAGAAGTACGAGAAG GACATTGCTGCATATCGCTGTAAAGGTAAAGTGGTAAGCGTTGCAGCCAAAGCCCCTGCCAAGCCGGACAAGGTtaatgacgatgatgatgaagatgatgatgatgaggatgatgacgatgaagaagaagaggaggatgacGAGTAG
- the LOC127635824 gene encoding SUMO-specific isopeptidase USPL1-like, whose protein sequence is MSSLWQQDSSKNGNLSGVKMNSEGTGISGPTPALVGYLGKSEEKNGSPGNCPWCLAKGQTNALRSYAVNLEDTVILCTNPVCLYPLVNISLEDVRASLPTLEDLDGCKRKASSLSEVEDLSSPSKRSREENLEIFSTVFEPCDVDLNECTPPNDTVKNETFTNDQSILEKNTVSMNGTEEQYPEMQPNSTDEDLDVCGKKDDSVSSTQNEFEETFGMDIDMESSAELVTVQPHLFWKNEDNLCWLDSLLVMLVNCKTIRETPCQNVRLTDKLMSVPCSSSAVWNLCSMYDKTFADLQAMQEQGDDKITRVPADVLEEAERRLTALRLSLFKLLQPTLKCEIGQQETPVFALPLLLRLDKWALDLFQHTIRWEFKCTACSYTLNDSVEKTITTFTQILSDWHPLKAIHRTQCSNCNRKKQRRKMVPERLSSVFALHFVEGLPRKDLSRYSFEFQGSHYNVSTIIQYNKHLQHFVTWVRQSNGSWLELDDLKYPYSITHKRLTLPANEMHIVFWEVDSSKEKALEICPLTAPPAVTNVDNNKHDHKLSDSTADDTSVFSTVTVGEDKDLTAASTLDASIHSSTLMDTFEGLSHTDIVTLTVVEENSTTNRTNLQILQTPAIVPVVLPSHPKASGLSHNSESVCQPSSPPKHQICSSGSREGSTSVAPKITLPSVVRSSVHTEKPVPSPLASGDSTSAGALNCSALLQHYASLLPPTQVTPPPSAPKPKPILKCEGNEALPAKPADLFGGFITKKMPNLPKPVGVVKNPSIEPQQKPSNIPVAMCPPGKVSEIFKSAGKKTQSFSASNQPLSTTEALRLKLMKKLKAKKKKLAKLNEILGNGVEATPKPDSTALSSPYSVTSSTSAFDSPAYDQFFAELLSPATTVSNLSPDSSGLLEMLNTSQNGETVNGRALENSSAASVEPTFQNYPSSTNDSSMALEEYLEAGMGQTAVANTDFNSLDIFF, encoded by the exons ATGTCAAGTTTATGGCAACAAGACTCATCAAAGAACGGAAACCTCAGTGGCGTGAAAATGAACAGTGAAGGCACTGGTATAAGTGGTCCAACACCAGCGTTGGTGGGGTATTTGGGAAAA TCTGAAGAAAAAAATGGCTCGCCTGGGAACTGTCCGTGGTGCTTGGCAAAAGGTCAGACAAATGCTCTGCGGTCCTATGCTGTCAACTTGGAGGACACCGTTATTCTCTGTACAAATCCAGTG TGCCTTTACCCATTGGTAAATATATCTCTGGAAGATGTGCGTGCTAGTTTGCCTACACTAGAAGATCTGGATGGATGCAAAAGGAAAGCTTCTTCGCTGTCTGAGGTTGAGGACTTATCCTCCCCTTCAAAGCGATCGAGAGAGGAGAATCTGGAAATTTTCTCTACAGTATTTGAGCCTTGTGATGTGGATCTTAATGAATGCACCCCTCCAAATGACACTGTCAAAAATGAAACCTTTACGAATGACCAGTCAATACTTGAAAAGAACACTGTCTCTATGAATGGCACTGAGGAACAGTATCCTGAAATGCAACCCAATAGCACTGATGAAGATTTAGATGTGTGTGGCAAGAAGGACGATTCTGTATCTAGCACTCAAAATGAGTTCGAGGAGACATTCGGAATGGATATTGATATGGAATCTTCAGCAGAGCTGGTTACTGTGCAACCACATCTCTTCTGGAAAAACGAGGACAACCTGTGTTGGTTGGATTCGTTATTGGTGATGCTTGTGAACTGCAAGACTATCAGAGAAACTCCATGTCAGAATGTAAGGCTGACGGACAAGTTGATGTCAGTGCCTTGCAGCAGCTCTGCTGTCTGGAACCTTTGCTCAATGTACGATAAGACATTTGCCGATCTGCAAGCCATGCAAGAGCAGGGTGATG ACAAGATAACCAGAGTTCCTGCTGATGtcctggaggaggcagagagaCGGCTCACTGCTCTCCGTCTTTCACTCTTCAAACTTCTTCAGCCCACGCTCAAGTGTGAAATTG GTCAGCAGGAAACACCTGTTTTTGCGCTGCCACTTCTTCTCCGGTTGGATAAATGGGCTCTGGATCTTTTTCAGCATACCATACGCTGGGAATTTAAGTGCACAGCCTGTAGTTATACTCTCAATGACag TGTTGAGAAGACTATTACAACCTTCACTCAGATTCTGTCTGACTGGCACCCGCTAAAAGCAATCCACCGCACTCAATGCAGTAACTGCAACCGCAAAAAACAGAGGAGGAAAATGGTGCCTGAGAG GTTGTCCTCTGTATTTGCTCTGCACTTTGTGGAGGGCTTGCCAAGGAAAGACCTCTCTAGATACTCCTTTGAGTTCCAGGGTTCTCACTACAATGTTAGCACTATAATCCAGTACAATAAGCATCTCCAGCATTTTGTCACCTGGGTTCGTCAGAGTAATG GATCATGGTTGGAACTTGATGATTTGAAATACCCTTACAGCATCACCCACAAAAGATTGACACTGCCTGCCAATGAAATGCACATTGTTTTCTGGGAGGTAGACTCCAGCAAAGAAAAAGCTTTGGAGATCTGCCCACTGACAGCTCCCCCGGCAGTCACGAATGTTGACAATAATAAACATGACCATAAACTGTCAGATTCTACAGCCGATGACACATCTGTCTTCAGTACAGTCACTGTAGGGGAGGACAAGGATTTAACTGCTGCCAGTACCCTGGATGCATCTATTCATAGTAGCACATTAATGGACACCTTTGAGGGACTTTCACACACAGACATTGTGACCCTCACTGTGGTTGAGGAGAATTCAACCACTAATAGAACAAATCTTCAGATTCTCCAGACTCCAGCCATTGTGCCAGTTGTCCTCCCCAGTCATCCAAAAGCATCTGGTTTGTCTCATAACTCTGAGTCTGTTTGTCAACCCTCAAGTCCTCCTAAACACCAGATATGCAGCTCTGGTTCTAGGGAAGGATCTACTTCAGTTGCCCCAAAAATAACCCTACCCTCAGTGGTGAGGTCATCAGTACATACAGAAAAGCCTGTCCCTTCACCTCTTGCGTCAGGTGATAGTACTTCCGCTGGTGCACTAAACTGCTCAGCCTTACTTCAACACTATGCTTCCTTACTTCCGCCCACACAAGTAACGCCGCCTCCTTCTGCCCCCAAACCAAAAcccattctaaaatgtgaaggcAATGAAGCTCTTCCAGCAAAGCCAGCTGATTTGTTTGGTGGTTTCATAACCAAGAAAATGCCTAATCTGCCAAAGCCTGTTGGAGTTGTGAAGAACCCTTCAATAGAACCTCAGCAGAAACCAAGCAACATTCCTGTAGCCATGTGTCCTCCTGGGAAAGTGTCTGAGATCTTCAAATCAGCTGGTAAGAAAACCCAGAGCTTTTCAGCTTCCAATCAGCCACTTAGCACTACTGAAGCCCTCAGGCTAAAGCTAATGAAGAAGCTTAAGGCCAAGAAAAAGAAACTTGCCAAACTAAACGAAATACTGGGAAACGGAGTAGAAGCTACACCCAAACCAGACAGCACAGCCCTTTCGTCGCCCTACTCTGTCACTTCTAGTACCTCTGCGTTCGACAGCCCAGCGTATGACCAGTTCTTCGCTGAGCTTTTGTCTCCGGCAACTACCGTTAGCAACCTCTCGCCTGATAGCTCAGGTCTCCTGGAGATgttgaacaccagccagaatggGGAGACAGTAAATGGCAGAGCACTTGAAAATTCTTCTGCTGCATCTGTGGAACCAACTTTCCAGAACTACCCCTCCTCTACTAATGATTCATCAATGGCTCTTGAGGAATATTTAGAAGCAGGGATGGGGCAAACTGCAGTCGCGAACACTGATTTTAACAGTTTAGATATATTTTTCTGA
- the LOC127635834 gene encoding arachidonate 5-lipoxygenase-activating protein-like: MHAAVLENIFLLVLVTLLSVVQNVFFALKVEKECKANLSKLHSATFERLSCANRNCMDTYPTFLAVLWCAGICLSQAPAAFAGIIYLVVRQKYFVGYFGQSCQSIPGFLFGKRILFFLSLMCIVGIINYLLLSCGSSDYKDYIQIITIAASTLLLLP, encoded by the exons ATGCATGCTGCTGTGTTGGAAAACATTTTCTTGTTAGTGCTGGTCACTCTCCTCAGTGTGGTCCAGAATG TATTCTTCGCACTGAAGGTTGAGAAAGAGTGTAAAGCCAATCTTTCTAAACTTCATTCTGCAACTTTTGAGCGCTTGTCCTGTGCCAA TCGAAACTGCATGGATACTTACCCCACATTCCTGGCAGTGCTGTGGTGCGCTGGTATCTGCCTCAGTCAAG CTCCAGCTGCCTTTGCTGGTATTATTTATCTAGTGGTCCGACAGAAGTACTTTGTGGGCTACTTTGGGCAAAGTTGCCAGAG CATACCGGGCTTCCTGTTTGGGAAACGTATCCTCTTTTTTCTGTCGCTCATGTGTATTGTGGGAATCATAAATTACCTGCTGCTCTCCTGTGGTAGCAGTGACTACAAAGACTACATTCAGATCATCACCATAGCAGCATCAACCCTCCTGCTCTTGCCCTGA